The genomic stretch CATTTTAACGGAGAACAAAATATTCATTTTCACCAAACAAGACAGACCATCCCCTTACCCTCCGGCCAGAATTTTATTCTGAAAGGCGAGATGCGCAGCAAAGGGCTGACAACTGATCAGCGTCCCTTTATTGAGATAGTAGGGCGGGATTGCTCCCTGCAATCTGCAACAGAGATGGTCGAGCCAGATAAAGACTGGACTCCGTTCTCGCTGAGCTTTACAGTTCCTGATGACTGTCGTCAAGGGGTAGAAATCCGCCTTCGTCGCCTTCCCAGCAAAAAAATCGACAGCCTCATCAGCGGGGACCTTTGGGTTACCAACCTCTCTCTACAAAATGCACCTCCTCCTACGCTCCAATAATGCAGGCAGAACAACGTCTTGTCCAAAAAATTGCCTCACGTGCTTCCACCGAGGAGCTTATCTTTTTTATTGCTCAAGACGAGGTCATCACCTCAGCCTGCTCAGAGCTGCAAAAAAAAATAGCTCGTAATAACAATAAAGAACTGAAAACGATCCATGCGCTTTGCCAGAGATATCACATATCCCTTATCCACCTCACTCGTGAACTCAATCATATCCAAAATATTTTCGCGCCCAAGGAAATCATCAGCAATGATCACAAACTCCTTGGTCTTCAAGCAGGGGCCAATATTGCTGAGGTAAAGCAGGTCTACCGCAGGCTCAGTATCAAATATCATCCTGATACTTCCAATAAAAATAATACCGCCAAGTTCATTGAAATTACCAAGGCCTACCAACGCATTATAAACCGTTCTGGTAAGAAGAAAAACAGTGCTTCGACTTCCCCGTCAGCTTGGAGGTACCGAAAAAACACTCCTCCCCCACCTCAGCATCGGAAAAAGAAATACCTCTATCTCTTCTCGTTAGTTATAGGGGCTGTCGTCCTTGTTATCGTGGGCATTTCGGTTCACTATCAAAAACGTGCCATGTTGAAGAATATCAGCATGGTTACCTCAACGCGCTCCCCAATAAGCTCACCGGCAGAAGATACTCCTGCAATCGTTAAGGAGCACTTAGCCGAGACTCATGTGCCTGAAGTACCTGAATCAAGCACACCCGCTGTTCAACCTCAAGTTACAGAACAGAAACAGCACCCTCTCCCTACAAGCAAAATATTAGAACAATCATTTCATCAATTTTTCCAGAATGAAGTAGCGCTTGTCACGCCCACACCTGAAAGCATGAATCATGTTCAATCTCCTGCCCCTGTTATGCAAACCGAGGCTGAAGTCGAAAATCTGAGTACATCAATTTCCTTTTCTGATAGCCACTTTGATAGCGAAAAGTCGTCCACAGAAAAAACAGACCAGATGGAACCCAAGCCCATCCTACCTGTCGAAAAGCAGAGCAATCTTTTTTCAGATATTCTTGAACAAGAAAAAACCGCCGAAAAAAAAATAAAGGCTGTAGCTCCAGGAGCAGTACAGCAAACCTCAAAGCAGAAAGAAACCAGCTCTCTTTTTTCCCAGGCACGTTATCAGAAGGTTGTACTTATCAAACCAAAGGAGAGGAAAATTCGGAAAAAAAAATTACCCGCAGCAGATGAAAAACAAGTTCATCAGGGCATCCCGGTATTAGACTCTCTTCACACATTTATTAAGAGCTATACAGCGGCCTACATGAGCAAAGATATTCAACAATTTGCTCTTTTCTTCACAGAAGATTCTCTGGAAAACGACAAGCCTTTCAAAAAGATGCACGCCAAGTATAAGCAACTTTTTAATGCGACCCAATCCATAGATTATCGCATTGATCTCCTAGGTACAGATATACAAGATGAAGGAGCTACCGCTACCTTGACCGGCCGATTTCGTGTGCAGCTGATCTTTAGTCCATATAACGTCAAATCGAACAGCGGAACAATCACCTTTTATCTTATCAAAATAAAAAATAGCTATCGAATTAAAGTACTTTCCTACCACCTTGATCCCAAAAAGAAGTGAGAGACAATAATCACAAATGACTATAACACCCGTCTAGTAATATGCATGGAATCGTCAGAGATGCTCGTGTACACCTTCCTGATTTTCAAATGCTCAGCTATTTTTTTAACGAAATCATCCTCGTCATCACAATGAATAATTTGCCCTTGCAGGATAAATCGATATTCATCGCTGATATGATCCAGGCAGGTAATCACAAGGCATTTAGCAGAATCAGCAGCAATCAAGCTGTCTCGCTGCACTGCGTATTCCAGTAACGAAAGATCAAGCAGACTCCGCCTGAATTCTCCCTGAAAATGATTACAGACATTGGTCTCCAAGGGGTTTTCCTTGATATTATGGGGAAGGCTTTCATGAGACATAGGGCCTGATCCGTGTCTGGTCTGGTAGGCCCGAGTGATCAGATATATTTCCGGCACACGATCTATGCACAGGGAGAGGATATTTTTTGTTCCGGTATCGGAACGAGTGACATGGGGAAAAAAACCGTAATGCTGGTCAAGTAGAAGCCCCTGGGAGCCCTCATAGATATAATCACTGAACAGCCCCCCCCCCGGCGGCAGCCCTCTGCTCATTCGAACCCAAGGTGATCGGGTGATAACAGAACAGCATTGCAGAAAATCCTCCAGAGCGACATCTGAATATCCCTGATAAAAATCTTTGATCAACTCAAGGCGGGTTTCCAATACCCAGGGATAAAAAAGATCGGCAAAGGTCAGGGAGTAGAAATGTTCCTCTCTATTGATCGTAGCACCGACACCGACGCCGCAGCTCCCGTGGGGATGGTGCTGCTGATTATAACGGATATCATAGGGTGTTGTAACAGGACATTCTGCATCAATATAGAGCAACGGCTCCACTCCTTTCTCAAGAAGCACCTCAAGCTCATTAACGATTCCTACAGGATCAATCGTGCAGGATTTTGCAAAATAGCTCGGCACGCCCTGCAAGGTCCCTGATCCAAAGTTGGAAAACACATGGTGAATACCATTATGGATGACCGTGTGTCCGGCCTGCTGCCCTCCAGAAAAACGAATAACCAAGGGCTGTTCGGCATGTTGGCAAAGGTAATCGGTAAACAGCCCTTTCCCCTCATCGCCGAACCCGGCCCCGATAACAGCCTTATGCCGCATGAAAAATTAATACCTTCCGCAAGGAGATGCAAATATAAGTCAGAATATTTCCAGTATAAAAAATTTTCTTAGAGGATAATCTCAGTCGCCGAAGTTGAAGGAGTACCGGTGGCTGCTGAGCCTCCATGCGTAACATCAGCAATAATTTCCGGAAGAACCGTAGAGACCTCTTCATGGCTCTCCAGAACAATCAGGTGATCGCCCAAAAGCTGTTTCCAGCCATCCATTGTTTCCTGCATGCTCCCGGCATAGGTCTGTTTGATGTGCAGATGGTAAACATGGTAGGATTCTCTGGCCTTATCAAGCAAAGTGGCAGCATGATAAGACGACTGCCCCTCCCCCATAATAAGCCTGAGATCCTGGGCCGGAATATCAGGCAGGGTCGGCTCATCGCCGATGGTGAAAAGAAAACCCTTCTTCTTTCTCTTTTCAAAACAGTCAATCGAGGTATGAAAAGCGGCAAAATACCAAGCCAGCAGATAGCTTTCCCCTGTATTCCCCCCTCCCCCGCCTTCGAGATAAACATTAGTCAGCCATTTATCCAGCAGTTCATCGCTGGATTCAAACTGCCCAACCTGCAGGGGACTTCGATCGTACTCATGATCTCCGAGCGCAAGAAACATAAGCTGCGGATCTTTTGTACCGCTCTGGATAATCCTACCCATAATTTTCGGCAGCCCCTCCCTGACCAAATGATGAGGAATGGAGCCCATTGAACCGGTCACATCGAGGCCCAGGATAATGGCCACGGATTCGGGATGTTCCTCTGAATCTCTGGCTTCCCGTAGCTTCACGCCTTGCGGATTCATATCCCGGTTGATTTTTCGTTGCGAAAAAATCTCCCGAATGGAACGCGACGAATATCCTTCTGTCTCAGATCGTGCAGCCCGATTATCGAGCGAGTAACTTCCCATCCCCATGTTTACTTCCCTCCGAACAGATATTCATAACGCTGTCGAGCGATCTCAAGCGTTATCTCGGTATTCCGAATTTTGATACCCAGATCAATATCCTTGGCCACATACTCCTCACAGTTAAAATCACTGGCCAAAATCAGGCTCTGGGTTGAAGTCGGAGACAGATCAAGCATGTATTCCTGTTCCCGCTGCATTTTCTTTATGCTGATCTCAAGGTCTTCTATTTTTCGTTTGTAAACGAGCTGGGTATCTTCGGCAATCGCCGTTGCCCGGTCATCTCGGATCTCCCTGTTATTTCGTTTCAGGGAGTTGATAAAGGCCCCCGACAACCCGTTATCCTCTCTCACTTCCATTCTGTCGTCCTCCCTCTCTTTATGAGTCATCCCTGTTGATGATTATTATATCATTACAATCACATCCGTCCCAGAACTGTTTCACCGGCCCGGACCTTTCCCCCTACGCGGACAGCTACCTCTGTTCCTTTAGGCAGATAGAGATCAACCCGAGAGCCGAAGCGGATCAAACCGTATCGCTGCCCCCCCTCAATGCGGTCGCCTGGCTCGGCCCAGCAGACAATGCGGCGGGCGATAAGTCCGGCAATCTGCACAGCAGCATATCGTTGCTGGGATTCAGTCGTGACGATCATGGCACAATGTTCGTTATGCAGGGCCGCCTGATGTTTATCAGCGGAATAAAATTTTCCTGGTTTAAACAGTACGCGCTCAACAGTCCCGGCAAAAGGAACCCGATTAACATGCACATTAAAGACATTCATAAAAATAGAAACCCTAACCACTTCTTGCTGAAGAAAACGCTCATCAAACATCTCCTTCACGGCAATCACCTTGCCGTCTGCCGGACATATAAGAGCATTCTTATCAGCAGGGAGAATGCGAAAAGGATCTCGGAAGAACCAGGTCACAAAAAATGTTGCCATGAGGCCGAGAAAAGCTGCAATGGTGTAGCCAAAAACAGCACAAATCAGGGTGGCAAAGGCACAGAACAGGATAAACGGAAGCCCTTCCCGGGCAATGGGGATTTCAGGTTTTTTCATTCTGGTCTTAATATTGATGGCGGAGGTAATGATTGCCCGAAATGGCGGGCATAGATAGCATAAAATAAAAGTAAAAAATCACGTCACTTATATTTCTTACCAAGCCATTCTACCGGCAGCGTCTCTGTTTGTCAGTAAAAAAAGAGCTGATCCTGCATTCATCCGTATAGGTTCAGGGCGTAGTCTGCGTAAAAGGAGATGGGGTTTGCGAGAGCTGTAAGATCGGTCACCCTTCAATGGATTCAAAACCCAACAAAGCAAAAAAAAGAGGCATGACACACCCAGGGGTGCATCATACCTCGTAACAAGCGCTTCCTTGCTGCCCCTATTAATCAGGGCACCACCGCGAGATTATTTCTTCGGAGCACGAGCCATAGCAATGGTACCGGTCCGAACAACCTCTTTAATACCGATGGGACGAAACAGGTCGATCACGGCCTTGATCTTAGATTCAGGCCCTGTAATCTCAACTGCATAGGAAGTCGGACTGACATCCACAACCTTGCCTCGAAAAATATCAATCACACGCAGCACTTCTGCTCTGGTATGCGACTCGGCCTTGACTCTGATAAGCACCATTTCGCGTTCAACATATTCTCCTTCGCTGATGTCTGATACCTTGATAACGTCAATCAGCTTATGGAGTTGTTTGGTGACCTGCTCAATAATGGCGTCACTGCCCCGGGTCACCAAAGTCAGGCTGGAGACCTTGGGATCAAGGGTTTCCGCCACGCAAAGGCTCTCGATATTAAAACCCCGGCCACTGAAAAGACCTGTAACTCGGGAAAGCGCACCGGGTTTATTCTGGAGTAAAACGGAAAGAGTATGTTTCATTGGTTTAATCCTGTTCGAAAATTTCCGGAACCTATAGATCCGAATGTAATATCGGAGACCCTATAGGCTCCTGAAAGAAAGCAGTTAATTGATATCAGACAAGCAGCATTTCCGTCGTGGCACCGCCAGCTGGAACCATAGGGAAAACACACTCTTCACGCTTAATGGCAAAGTCCATAATCACAGCCCTATCCTTAATCGCCAGAGCCTCCTTGATGACCGGCTCAACCTCGCTCTTGGTTTTGGCACGCAGACCGGCTGCTCCGTAGGCTTCTGCCAACGCAACAAAATCAGGAGTGACCTCCATAACGGTTCCGGCATAGCGCTTATCATAAAACAGCTCCTGCCACTGACGGACCATACCAAGATAGTTATTATTGAGAATAGCAACCTTGACAGGGGTGTTATACTGTTTGGCGGTGGCCAACTCCTGGATATTCATCTGAATGGAGCCGTCACCGGCAATATCTATAACTGTGGCATCGGGGAAAGCCATTTGGGCTCCGATGGCCGCAGGTAAACCAAAACCCATGGTGCCGAGTCCGCCCGAGCTGAGCAGATGACGCGGCTTATTGAACTTATAGAACTGGGCAGACCACATCTGATTTTGGCCTACCTCTGTGGAGATAATCGCGTCCCCCCCGGTCAGACGGTTAATGGTCTCAATAACGTACTGGGGCTTGATGATCTCGCCTTCATCAACATAAGCAAGCGGGTGTTTGTCGTTCCACTCATTTACCTGATTACGCCACGGCTGATACTTCTCTGCAAGGGCATTGATGTCAAATCCCTTCTGGCTATTAAACCAAGCGTTCATTGCTGTGAGAGCGTGCTTACAGTCTGCAACAATGGGGATATCAACCACAACATTCTTTGAAATAGAGGTTGGATCAATATCAATATGGATAACCTTGGCATCAGGGGCAAATTTATCCAAACGACCGGTAATACGATCGTCAAAGCGGGCACCCACTGCGATCAACAAATCACTCTTGGCCACCATCATATTGGCAGCATAGGAGCCGTGCATTCCCAGCATCCCCATAGACAGAGGATTTGTTCCTGGAAAGCCTCCCAGGCCCATCAGGGTCATGGTTACCGGGATCTGGGTTTTCTCAGCAAGCTCGGTCAGTTCTTCGCTTGAATTGGAAAGAATAACACCGCCACCCACATACAGAACCGGACGCTTGGCCTCAATAATAGCCTGACAAGCCTTGGCAACCTGACCGGGATGAGGCTCCACATTGGGCTGGTAGGTCCGCATACGAATCTCTTCCCGCTCCGGAAAATCAACCATTGAGCTGATAATATCTTTAGGAAGATCGACCAGAACCGGACCGGGGCGACCGGAAGAAGCCAGGTAAAAGGCCTCCCGAATAGTCGGCACAAGGTCTTCAGGATTACTGACCAGATAATTATGTTTGGTACAGGGACGGGTGATTCCGACGATATCAACCTCCTGGAAAGCGTCATTACCGATCAATGCTCTGGGTACCTGACCGGTAAACACGACAACAGGTATGGAATCCATATAGGCGGTGGCGATACCGGTCACGCCGTTGGTGGCTCCGGGGCCGGAGGTCAACAGAGCGACACCGGTTCTTCCGCTGGCTCTGGCATAACCGTCTGCTGCGTGGACAGCTCCCTGTTCATGGCGAACAAGCAAATTCTTGATCGAAGAATTTGCCAATTCATCATACAGGTCAATGATTACACCGCCAGGAAAACCGAAAATGGTATCAACCCCTTCTTCCTGCAGACATTTTACGAAGGCTTTTGCACCTGTAATTTTACTCATCGGATAATCCTTTCCTTGTTTTTGGGACGCCGGGTTTTACCCGTGCGTAGAGTCGATGACTCATTCTTTTTCAGTAAATATATGAGAATTGGTTCGGAATATATAATTCATGAAAATCTCTGTCAAGGCGAAACAGGGCGACGAAAGGACTTAGCCAGTTTTTCCTGGTTCTGTGAACAAGGTAAAACAGGTGGCAACTTCTCCTTATTTTATCTTTTACATACCGTGAGTTGCCAGCGATTTCCGCCTGCAAAACTCCCTTACAAAGCGCGGATATTTTCTTTACATTTTGGTATTTATTCACGTAAAATATGTAGGCTCTCTTTTCGCTACCTCCTCTTAAATGACAAAAATTGCCAAATTATGCTGAAAAAAATCTCCCCGGTCGCCCTCACAGCCTGCCCCGGCTACGATAAGCAGGTCCTTTTGCAAGCCCTTGACCGCGTTTTGAAGACGCTTGAACTGCCAACCAACCTTCATTCCTCTGAAGTACTCCTGAAACCGAATCTGATCAGCGCCAAGGCAGGCCCGCTTGCCTGTACAGAAGGTACACTGATTCTTGCTGTGGCTAGCTGGTTCATTGACCAGGGAGCTCGGGTCGGTATCGGAGATTCACCGGCCTTTGGCACAGCGGCCTCCGTCCTCAAGAATCTTAACCTGCTTGATGAGCTAGCGCAGCTCGGGGTTCAGATCCGTCCTTTTCAGCAGGGCGTCCGGATCGAACTGCCTGGCGGCGGGCAGGCTGTTCTGGCCCGTGCTGCTCTGGAATGTGACCTCCTCGTCAATATGCCTCGGGTCAAGGCCCATGTCCAAGCCCGTCTCACCATGGCGGTAAAAAATTATTTCGGTTGCCTTGTCGGCTTACGCAAGGCCTGGTGGCACATGGCCTATGGCGGGAACACGCCCTGTAAAGAAAAACGATTCTTTGACCGCCTTATTCGCATCCCGGCAGCCCTGCCCTCTTCGCTCAACATTATTGACGGCATTGTCGCCATGCATAGGAACGGCCCTATTAATGGTGCGCCCTACCCTCTCTCCGTTCTTGCCGCCTCAACCAATGCCGTGGCAGCAGACAGGGCGCTCCATGCCATTCTGCGGGTAGATCCCCAGGATAGCCCCGTGATGACAGCCTGCCAACGTGCCAATCTGGACGGAGCATCTTTCTCGCAGCTTTCCTTTCCCTTAGCCGCACCGGAAGATCTTCAGGTTGATGATTTTCAGATTCCCGGCACCCTCAACCCTGTTCGCTTTAATCCCTTTCGTTTTTTGAAAAGCAGTATCCGCAGGGTTTTCATGAATAACGACAGGTTATTAGAGAAAATCGACCACAAGTGAACATAACCATTGCTCTTGCAAAGAGAATCACCGCAAGGTACATTCACTTGTAAATGATTTATGATAACAATCAGCACGATCTGTTCTGATCTGAATCGGCTTTCGATTCACTCCGACAAGATGAAGATAAAACGGAGAAATAAACAGGTACCAGTGCTGAACCATTTCTTTTTTTGCACAGGAGGAGAAGTAGATGTTTCAATTGCAGGGAAAAACAGCTCTCATTACCGGGGGGTCCCGAGGGATCGGTCGGGCGATCGCTGTGCGCCTGGCAGAGCACGGCGTCAATATCGTAGTAAATTATGTCCGGCACCGTCGAGATGCAGAAGAAACCGTTGCTGCCATTGAAAAACATGGTGTAGGCTGCCTTGCAATTAAGGCCAATGTTGCCAAGGAAGCAGACGTACAGAGAATGTTTGACGAAATCCAAGGCACGTATGAAAGCATGGATATCCTGGTTTCCAATGCAGCCTCTGGCGTACTGAAACCAGCTATGGAACTGACCCAACGCCATTGGGACTGGGCTATGGACATCAATGCCCGGGCCATGCTCACTCTGACCCAACATGCTGTACCGATGATGAAAAACGGGGGAAGAATCCTGGGTGTATCCAGCCTCGGGGCAGTGCGGGCAGTGCCTAACTATACTGTGGTCGGTGCGTCCAAGGCGGCCTTAGAATCCCTGGTACGCCATCTTGCGGTAGAGCTCGGCCCCAAGGATATTACCGTCAACACCATCAGTGCCGGTGTGGTGGACACCGATGCCTTAAAAAAATTTCCTAATCGTGACGAAATCATCGGGCGCTCCCTTGAAATGACCCCGCTCGGTCGCCTGACCACCCCGGAAGATGTAGCCAATCTTGCTCTGTTTCTATGCAGCGATGCAGCCTCAATGATCCACGGACAGGCTGTTGTGGTTGACGGCGGATATGCTATTCAGGGATAAAGGGATAACACAAAGCAAAGAACCGCTCTGTCCTCCTTAAATTGCAAAGAGGACAGGGCCTCAAAACCTGAAGCTCTACAATTAACCTTGGGAGGAAACATGAAAAAATTACTTCTTGCAGTGACCATTGCCCTGCTCATGCCGTTCACAACCACGCTCTATGCTGCTGATGCACCGCAAAGCAACGTAGACCTGGAAAAAATGGCCTTAGAATTCGAGAAAAAAGCAGAAAAGGATTCAAAAGATGAGCTCAAAGGGCTGGTCCACGATGAGGCTTTGAAGAAAGATCTTGCAGCGGCACGCGGGTCGCAGGGGGACAACCAAGCAGCCGCACCGACAAGCGAAAAAAAAGAGGTTACCACTCCCTCTAAATGATTTGTCATTGAGGGAAGTCTTGGAGGGGCGAACCTTATGGTCGCCCTTTCATACCGGGCAGGCACAGGGCCTGCCCCTACAGTCTCCGTGCCCAAAAACGGGGGTCTTATTCTCTATAAAATTTCCTCCTGCTCCCCCGCACCACGGCATGCATTATCTATCTAACAAAAACGTTGGCTGACATCACCATCGAACAGGCAAGTTAAATGGATCTCACGCTTACGTCACCAGCCCTGCTTTTTCCGGCAATTTCCCTCCTGTTGGTGGCTTATACCAACCGTTTCAAGACAATCAGCGAACGAATTCGCTCCCTGCATGCCCAATATTCGCAAACCCCCACTGATATTATCGTAGGGCAAATCGGGACCCTGCGCAGGCGGGTGTACCTGATCAGAAATATGCAGGCCTGCGGGGTAGCCAGCTTTTTTCTTTGCGTGCTCTG from Candidatus Electrothrix communis encodes the following:
- the ilvB gene encoding biosynthetic-type acetolactate synthase large subunit, whose translation is MSKITGAKAFVKCLQEEGVDTIFGFPGGVIIDLYDELANSSIKNLLVRHEQGAVHAADGYARASGRTGVALLTSGPGATNGVTGIATAYMDSIPVVVFTGQVPRALIGNDAFQEVDIVGITRPCTKHNYLVSNPEDLVPTIREAFYLASSGRPGPVLVDLPKDIISSMVDFPEREEIRMRTYQPNVEPHPGQVAKACQAIIEAKRPVLYVGGGVILSNSSEELTELAEKTQIPVTMTLMGLGGFPGTNPLSMGMLGMHGSYAANMMVAKSDLLIAVGARFDDRITGRLDKFAPDAKVIHIDIDPTSISKNVVVDIPIVADCKHALTAMNAWFNSQKGFDINALAEKYQPWRNQVNEWNDKHPLAYVDEGEIIKPQYVIETINRLTGGDAIISTEVGQNQMWSAQFYKFNKPRHLLSSGGLGTMGFGLPAAIGAQMAFPDATVIDIAGDGSIQMNIQELATAKQYNTPVKVAILNNNYLGMVRQWQELFYDKRYAGTVMEVTPDFVALAEAYGAAGLRAKTKSEVEPVIKEALAIKDRAVIMDFAIKREECVFPMVPAGGATTEMLLV
- a CDS encoding DUF362 domain-containing protein, encoding MLKKISPVALTACPGYDKQVLLQALDRVLKTLELPTNLHSSEVLLKPNLISAKAGPLACTEGTLILAVASWFIDQGARVGIGDSPAFGTAASVLKNLNLLDELAQLGVQIRPFQQGVRIELPGGGQAVLARAALECDLLVNMPRVKAHVQARLTMAVKNYFGCLVGLRKAWWHMAYGGNTPCKEKRFFDRLIRIPAALPSSLNIIDGIVAMHRNGPINGAPYPLSVLAASTNAVAADRALHAILRVDPQDSPVMTACQRANLDGASFSQLSFPLAAPEDLQVDDFQIPGTLNPVRFNPFRFLKSSIRRVFMNNDRLLEKIDHK
- a CDS encoding adenylosuccinate synthetase; translation: MRHKAVIGAGFGDEGKGLFTDYLCQHAEQPLVIRFSGGQQAGHTVIHNGIHHVFSNFGSGTLQGVPSYFAKSCTIDPVGIVNELEVLLEKGVEPLLYIDAECPVTTPYDIRYNQQHHPHGSCGVGVGATINREEHFYSLTFADLFYPWVLETRLELIKDFYQGYSDVALEDFLQCCSVITRSPWVRMSRGLPPGGGLFSDYIYEGSQGLLLDQHYGFFPHVTRSDTGTKNILSLCIDRVPEIYLITRAYQTRHGSGPMSHESLPHNIKENPLETNVCNHFQGEFRRSLLDLSLLEYAVQRDSLIAADSAKCLVITCLDHISDEYRFILQGQIIHCDDEDDFVKKIAEHLKIRKVYTSISDDSMHITRRVL
- a CDS encoding phosphatidylserine decarboxylase family protein, producing the protein MKKPEIPIAREGLPFILFCAFATLICAVFGYTIAAFLGLMATFFVTWFFRDPFRILPADKNALICPADGKVIAVKEMFDERFLQQEVVRVSIFMNVFNVHVNRVPFAGTVERVLFKPGKFYSADKHQAALHNEHCAMIVTTESQQRYAAVQIAGLIARRIVCWAEPGDRIEGGQRYGLIRFGSRVDLYLPKGTEVAVRVGGKVRAGETVLGRM
- the fabL gene encoding enoyl-[acyl-carrier-protein] reductase FabL, coding for MFQLQGKTALITGGSRGIGRAIAVRLAEHGVNIVVNYVRHRRDAEETVAAIEKHGVGCLAIKANVAKEADVQRMFDEIQGTYESMDILVSNAASGVLKPAMELTQRHWDWAMDINARAMLTLTQHAVPMMKNGGRILGVSSLGAVRAVPNYTVVGASKAALESLVRHLAVELGPKDITVNTISAGVVDTDALKKFPNRDEIIGRSLEMTPLGRLTTPEDVANLALFLCSDAASMIHGQAVVVDGGYAIQG
- the ilvN gene encoding acetolactate synthase small subunit, which translates into the protein MKHTLSVLLQNKPGALSRVTGLFSGRGFNIESLCVAETLDPKVSSLTLVTRGSDAIIEQVTKQLHKLIDVIKVSDISEGEYVEREMVLIRVKAESHTRAEVLRVIDIFRGKVVDVSPTSYAVEITGPESKIKAVIDLFRPIGIKEVVRTGTIAMARAPKK
- a CDS encoding DUF2721 domain-containing protein encodes the protein MDLTLTSPALLFPAISLLLVAYTNRFKTISERIRSLHAQYSQTPTDIIVGQIGTLRRRVYLIRNMQACGVASFFLCVLCLFTLFTGSLFLGKLIFSTSLVLLMLSLILSFWEILLSVQALELQLSDIEKHLPKKNYSFPNGKNITTRFRKKTKEE